Proteins encoded together in one Desulfosporosinus meridiei DSM 13257 window:
- a CDS encoding glucose 1-dehydrogenase gives MNTSYLSLEGKVALVTGGSRGIGKAIALTLADAGADVVVSSRKLEDLKLVANEIRGMGRRALAVTAHGRESEDIRNLVETIKNEFGRIDILVNNAATNPAMGPIVDMEERMYDQIMDTNLKGYTLLSQLAAKCMISHSGGAIVNIASILGVTPGYGLGLYSISKAAIIMLTKSMAKELGEHNIRVNGIAPGYVQTTFSKALWSNEAMMKEKLKDIPLKRIAQPEEVGRTVLYLVSEASAYVTGQTIIMDGGASI, from the coding sequence ATGAATACTTCATATCTTTCCTTGGAAGGAAAAGTTGCCCTAGTAACCGGAGGGAGCAGAGGTATCGGCAAAGCTATTGCCTTAACTTTGGCCGACGCAGGCGCTGATGTGGTGGTTAGCAGCCGTAAACTTGAAGATTTGAAATTAGTGGCCAATGAAATCCGCGGAATGGGTAGACGAGCGCTGGCAGTAACAGCTCATGGTCGTGAAAGTGAAGATATTCGTAATCTAGTAGAAACCATTAAGAATGAGTTTGGCAGGATTGACATTTTGGTGAATAATGCGGCAACTAATCCAGCCATGGGCCCTATTGTGGATATGGAAGAAAGGATGTATGATCAAATCATGGATACGAATCTTAAAGGTTATACCCTCCTTAGCCAGTTAGCGGCAAAATGTATGATTAGCCATAGTGGGGGGGCCATCGTGAATATTGCTTCCATTCTTGGGGTAACTCCTGGGTACGGGTTGGGATTATACAGTATCAGCAAGGCTGCAATTATCATGCTGACAAAGTCTATGGCTAAGGAGCTGGGAGAACATAATATTCGAGTTAATGGAATCGCTCCGGGATATGTTCAAACCACTTTCAGTAAGGCGTTATGGAGTAATGAAGCAATGATGAAGGAGAAACTTAAGGATATCCCCTTGAAAAGAATCGCTCAGCCAGAAGAAGTGGGCAGAACAGTTCTTTATTTGGTCTCTGAAGCGTCTGCGTATGTGACAGGCCAAACCATCATCATGGATGGTGGAGCGTCTATTTAG
- a CDS encoding hemerythrin domain-containing protein: protein MINQIINKQHQEIKQIIRELREDIYEESEVSANSLWIALKIGTLNGIMQMHLKYEDDYLYPALLNDKENEKLSDIVSKFVEEMGDLAQVFKDYQQKYLRHPEDIKQNTKEFVNDTKQILDAIAVRVDCEEEELFKTIM from the coding sequence GTGATTAACCAGATTATTAACAAACAGCATCAAGAAATTAAGCAGATTATTAGAGAATTAAGAGAGGATATCTATGAAGAAAGTGAAGTTTCCGCAAATTCTTTATGGATTGCCCTTAAGATTGGAACCTTAAACGGTATTATGCAGATGCACCTTAAATATGAGGACGATTACTTATACCCTGCATTGTTAAATGATAAAGAGAATGAAAAGCTAAGTGATATTGTAAGTAAATTCGTTGAGGAAATGGGAGATCTCGCCCAAGTATTCAAGGATTATCAGCAAAAATATCTAAGACACCCGGAAGATATTAAACAAAATACTAAAGAGTTTGTCAACGATACAAAACAGATTTTAGACGCCATAGCTGTTCGTGTAGATTGTGAGGAAGAAGAACTGTTTAAAACTATTATGTAG